TGCATAgtaaaacctttaaaataaaaatctatagaatctaaaatgaataaaaatagcTCCATaagaatttggtctttttaaaaacatttttattttagcaaatgtaacaaatttttacAGAACAACGTCAATCCATgaaagtttaatagcaaaatataatgcagaagaactgagaatggattttggttcctttaacattttattcaaagaaaacataaccaatattactgtaataacacatgaaataataaataaacagctcacatatgttacagaatctataCATTGCTAGGTTAACACTCCTGTTCAGGGATCGCTCCACAAACGGAAAAtccctttttttaattacattcttGAGGATTGAAAGGCACTTTGCTTCAAGTTgtgtcttaagaacataagaaagtttacaaacgagaaggggccattcggcccatcttgctggtttggttgtcagtagcttattgatcccagaatctcatcaagcagcttcttgaaggatcccagggtgtcggcttcaacaacattactggggagttgattccagaccatctcgattctctgtgtaaaaaagtgcctcctattacgacagctctgggcagcttacaggcatgcccgcaggcgcccggccggACCACAGGGGgagctggtgcgcggtgagccgaggacaccctagccctccctccccccgagTGGTGCTCAACCAATTCTGCTCcacccctgggagctcctgtcgtcggtcggcagtggaatagcctggaatAGAACCGGCGACGTGCAGGCAATCAGGCCCTGTTGGACTTCCAGCAGCAAACTGCGTGTTGTTTACAGCAACACAGTCCGACACAGAGACCGGCAACCACACAAAGAAGAGGAAGAACTGCTCCTAAAACCCACCAGTGGTGTCGTTGAGCCGGAACCACGACTACCTCAGTCAGGCCCGACCCGTTCAGTCTAGGAGTGGAAACAAAGCACTCATATTCTCCAGTATCTCCCTCCCTGACTCTCCTCAGCAGCAGTGAAGCGTTCCCGCGCTGCAGCTCAGAATCAAACAGGCTGGTCCTGCTCACATACTGAGGGAGCTGATGGGCAAGCTCGTCCCTGTTGTCATGGTAACTGTGAACAATTCTGTGTGTTTCCACTCGTCTCCAGGTCACATCTGTCTTCTCATCCCAGCCTCCAGCTGTGTGGTTGAAGGTGCAGCTCAGGATACAGTCCTGCCCCTCAGTACACTTCACTGAGCTCAGCACTGTCACATGAGCTGGTGCTGTTGTGGGTTCAGCCGGAACCACGACTACCTCAGTCAGGCCCGTCCCGTGCAGTCTAGGAGCGTAAACAGAGCACTTGTATTTTCCAGAGTCTTCCTCCCTGACTCTCCTCAGCAGCAGTGAAGCGTTCCCGCGCTGCAGCTCAGAATCAAGCAGGCTGGTCCTGCTCACATACTGAGGGAGCTGATGGGCAAGCTGGTCCCTGTTGTCATAGTAACTGTGAACGATGTCATGTGTTTCTGCTCTTCTCCAGGTCACACCTGTCTTCTCAtcccagcctccacctgtgtgGTTGAAGGTGCAGCTCAGGATACAGTCCTGCCCCTCAGTACACTTCACTGAGCTCGGGACTGTCACAAACTCACTGCCGCTGACCCTGCCAGCAGCCAGTATGAGGATTGCAAATACCCcggtaacagcagcagcagcagggccagTGAAGCACACTCTCCTCCTTAACTGGATCCTGGACTCGGTCCTTCTCTTCAAATAGAGCCTGAACAGGAGAAGAGCAAacagttcagagagagagagagagagagagagagagagacacacacacacagtagaaacTTGAAACAGAAGAGAAGAGGAGAAAGTGACGCATCTAACTGAGCGCAGAGAGCAGGACGAGAAGGGCACGCATTGAAGCAAAGAGAAAAGAAACCCTGGAGTACAATACTGGATCGGGGGTCTTACTGGTTCCAGGGCAGCTCAGGTGAATTCAGGGACGCTTCTTCTCCTGCAGAGTCCATCCTCTTTGCACGCTCCCTCTGAATCTCTGTACCGACAAACAAGAGAAATCTCAAATTCATACCGCCATACACACTGGAGCCACTCAATATTCAAAGACTCGTCTGTctgtttatcattattattacacatcACAGCGCTCTTAGTTATAGACTATATACTCCAGGAAAGTTTCATGAAATTAAACCCACAAGGAAAGAGCCATTGTGAACGCCTACAGATTCACAACCAGAAAAACTACACTTCCCATGAGCCTCTCTTCAGTTTCCCTTCAGCTACAGGATGCACAGGGTCTCCCCCCATTTCTTCAGAAGGACGCAGAGCCTACAGTAAACATGCAGCTTTGAACCCTTGTGAATGAACTGCAGCACTGCTGATTATAAACTAAcctgcctgcacacacacacgcctaaTCGCGATACTGATAAATCACGATTGCTGCTGAATGGGATACAACTCCGGgagactctctccctctctctctgcgtGTCGGGGCGCCTCACTTCTGTTCCCTGTTCCTTCCTGAAGAAGGAATAAAATCGAACCCCTTCGAGTATTTTGTTGGCAGCAATGCTAAAGAGCACCTGGGTTTGCTTCCAGTGTCGCTTCATCTCCCTTATTGTAAATCAGCTAAACGCTACGCCTGCACCGATTTTTATCAGCTTCAGAAAAGAGACTTGAGCGAGTCCGGATCTCAGTGAAGCGCACCGAGGGGCAGGGCTGTGTCTCACACACCGGAGTTTGCAGCGATTCCGCTCCGCTCATTTTTGCTGCACATTAAGCAGAGAGACACTGCAAACATGCGTGTGtatttcacaaagaaaaaaaaaaacccaacccagGACCTGCTCTGATAAACTGGATCTTCAGTGAAAGCAGCTCGAACCGAACCGCCAGCAACCTCCTATTGGGTTAGCCAGGGAGCGGCACCAACGCCATTGGATAAACAGCAAAGCAGAAAAGGAAATACCGCAGCCGAAATGCGAATGAACAGAGTGACATGTGAAATGCAAGTGAGAAAAAGGaaaggaatgaatgaatgagttATTTATGTATATTCACACTGGTTAACCGGCACTGTGCTCCCAGGCTCGGATATGAGAGCGCTGCCTGCATTACCAGGGATCCCCACAGAGGGCGCCTGTGATCCTGTTCCTCATGGATACAGAGTAACCTCACCCAGATCACGTGACAAGTCAATAACAAGACACGCCCCCCCGTCCCCGTTACGTCCCTAATGCCGAATTTTGACAGTTTCTTTCCTGCTGCCTCTTGAAAACCACAAACTAACCCTATTTTGTGTGGAGTGACAGACTCGTGTTTAATTATGTTGCTTTTGCCAAATACACGACATGTAATCTTAACCATTTCGACAAAACATATTTcgcttttataaataaatacacagattttACAATCAAAGGggggaaataaattaataaatacatacattaataaatataacgAGACAAAGCATTGCCTTTGCAAATACTAAAACTGAGTATATGCGAcacgtttaaaaacaaataaataacattaattaataGTGGGTATGCTGAACAGCTCGTATTTAGAAAACTCAAAAGCGAAAATTACAAAACGCATTTTACACAAAATGTAATCGAATCCGGctcaacaaaacacaatttgCTTTTCGTTTttcataaataatgtatttaaaacacgGATTTTTACAATCGGAGGGGGGGTTTACCGGTAGCATTTTCCAGCCTGCAAAAGAACAGCCCGCCGCAAGAATAAAGACAAGATAAAGACAgaaataaatgagtaaataaaaacatatattaataaataaataaacaataacgaTACAAAGCATGTCCtttgcaaacaataaaacacaactttCAAACCCTTTACTTTGCATGCGTGTCACACAGCGGGCTCTCTGCAGGTCTCTCTCTGTCTGGTATGTATTCAAGTTTCAAACCACTCAGTCAATTTTAACCACAGTAATTGCGTCGCGATTTGCGATTTAAAACCACTCCTGTAATCAATCCTGCGGGCGGTTCCTCTATTGGTTGATGATCCAATGGCGTTGGTGCCGCTCCCTGGCTAACCCAATAGGAGGTTGCTGGCGGTTCGGTTCGAGCTGCTTTCACTGAAGATCCAGTTTATCAGAGCAGGTCctgggttgggtttttttttttctttgtgaaataCACACGCATGTTTGCAGCGTCTCTCTGCTTAATGTGCAGCAAAAATGAGCGGAGCGGAATCGCTGCAAACTCCGGTGTGTGAGACACAGCCCTGCCCCTCGGTGCGCTTCACTGAGATCCGGACTCGCTCAAGTTTCTTTTCTGAAGCTGATAAAAATCGGTGCAGGCGTAGCGTTTAGCTGATTTACAATAAGGGAGATGAAGCGACACTGGAAGCAAACCCAGATGCACTTTAGCATTGCTGGCAACAAAATACTCGAAGGGGTTCGATTTTATTCCTCCTTCAGGAAGGAACAGGGAACAGAAGTGAGGCGCCCCGACACGCAGCCCACATGCTTGCATTTATGttatgagagagagagttattaaatattgtgtttaaaatagatACAGGCTGTTAAATGTCCTCAGGCACGTTAAAGCggactatttttgtaaatgcagattgTGTTTGCAGTTAAAATGCAAGCGGAGTCTAACAGTGAGTTTGCATGGCCTGTGTTAACTTGCATGTCTGCTGCACTCTCTTATTTTTCTAGTGTCTAAACATCGGCAATTTTGAGGCGGGATAAACTTATCAGTATCGCGAttaggcgtgtgtgtgtgcaggcaggTTAGTTTATAATCAGCAGTGCTGCAGTTCATTCACAAGGGTTCAAAGCTGCATGTTTGCTGTAGGCTCTGCGTCCTTCTGAAGAAATGGGGGGAGACCCTGTGCATCCTGTAGCTGAAGGGAAACTGAAGAGAGGCTCATGGGAAGTGTAGTTTTTCTGGTTGTGAATCTGTAGGCGTTCACAATTGCCCTTTCCTTCTGGGTTTAATTTCATGAAACTTTCCTGGAGTGTATAGTCTATAACTAAGAGCGCTGTgatgtgtaataataatgataaacagACAGACGAGTCTTTGAATATTGAGTGGCTCCAGTGTGTATCGTGGTATGAATTTGAGATTTCTCTTGTTTGTCGGTACAGAGATGCAGACGGAGCGTGCAAAGAGGATGGACTCTGCAGGAGAAGAAGCGTCCCTGAATTCACCTGAGCTGCCCTGGAACCAGTAAGACCCCCGATCCAGTATTGTACTCCAGGGTTTCTTTTCTCTTGGCTTCAATGCGTGCCCTTCTCGTCCTGCTCTCTGCGCTCAGTTTGATGCGTCACTTTCTCCTCTTCTCTTCTGTTTCAAGTTTCTAGTCGCTATTGAACTTGTTTCATTGGCACCGGATCACATCAGGCAGCCTGGGAGCAAACTGCCCCAGTGAGTGTCCGAGTCACAAATGTGCTGAACCCTTCGTGTGTGTTTATAACCCTGGTGctccctgtgtgtctctctctctctctctctctctctctctctctctctctctctctctctctctctctgtgtttctgaacTGTTTGCTCTTCTCCTGTTCAGGCTCTATTTGAAGAGAAGGACCGAGTCCAGGATCCAGTTAAGGAGGAGAGTGTGCTTCActggccctgctgctgctgctgttaccgGGGTATTGGCAATCCTCATACTGGCTGCTGGCAGGGTCAGCGGCAGTGAGTTTGTGACAGTCCCGAGCTCAGTGAAGTGTACTGAGGGGCAGGACTGTATCCTAAGCTGCACCTTCAACTACACAGCTGGAGACTGGGATGAGAGGACAGGTGTGACCTGGAGACGACTAGAAACAGGCCGGATCGTTCACAGTTACTATAACATGGACACTTGCTTAATAATCAGCAGCTTGCCCATCAGTTCCCTCAGTATGTGAGCAGGACCAGCCTGTTTGATTCTGAGCTGCAGCGCGGGAACGCTTCACTGCTGCTGAGGAGAGTCAGGGAGGAAGACGCTGGACAATACAGGTGCTCTGTTAACGCTCGTAGACTGTACGGGACGGGCCTGACTGAGGTAGTCGTGGTTCCGGCTGAACCCACAACAGCACCAGCTCATGTGACAGTCCCGGGCTCAGTGAAGTGTACTGAGGGGCAGGACTGTATCCTGAGCTGCACCTTCAACCACACAGCTGGGGGCTGGGATGAGAAGACAGGTGTGACCTGGAGACAAGTGGGAACACACAAAATTGTTCACAGTTACCATGACAACAGGGACGAGCTTGCCCATCAGCTCCCTCAGTATGTGAGCAGGACCAGCCTGTTTGATTCTGAGCTGCAGCGCGGGAACGCTTCACTGCTGCTGAGGAGAGTCAGGGAGGAAGATGCTGGAGAATATGAGTGCTCTGTTTCCACTCCTAGACTGCACGGGTCGGGCCTGACTGAGGTAGTCGTGGTTCCGGCTCAACGACACCACTGGTGGGTTTTAGGAGCAGTTCCTCTTCTTCTTTGTGTGGTTGCAGGTCTCTGTGTCGGACTGTGGTGCTGTAAACAACACTCAGTTTGCTGCTAGAAGTCCAACAAGGCCTCTAGTCCAGCAGAGACAGTGCTGTTGATGTTATTTAATTGGGACGTccctttgtttaattgggatgcaGTATTTTCAGATGATGAAGGGAGATCGCTTCTCAGACACTCAGAAaaatgagtttatttttattttaaggtttctctttgtttttgtttattattcagtCAAGTGCGTGCCTGTTTATTACAAATGCAGTTATGAAAGACTTTACAATGACAAAACTGCCTCTGAATGTCTCTGCCCAAAATCTTCTGGAATGCCCCGTTGGTAACTGTATTAAACTATGGGATGTAGAGCATATTGAATGTTGATTTTCTATGGGCCAGTCCCAGTGGAAGGCTGCAGGGACTTTAAAATCCAGAATATGAAAGATATTCAGTCTTGCTTTGCAGAGATTCAGAAGCAATAGAGAAGATCCCACTGCTTATTGTCACTgaactgtagtgaagcacagaaaagaggaggcacttttttacacagagaatcgtgagggtctggaactgtggcagagcaaagctctgctctttagaaattggcagggatggggttaaattcccctacctgcctgggtttattgtgttcaggtggctggggttgattagttgattaggttaattaacgatcaatcagcgcccagccacctgatataaaaggaggcctctgcttctcatttgggaagagggagctgaggaagcaagttggtgtttgtgggtttttgtggtttttgaattctaagtccagtgaaggcattgcccagcctggaaactttatttttgtgagttttgtttttgctttatttgtgtttgagtatctgttattttgcccttgtgcactttatttttgtttatttataataaaatagttatttttttgaactgcagtctgtctctgggcctctatccactcgccagcctgccacatttggtgtcagaagtgggatagcgccacctagaggctcagagcagtatttatttatttatttatttatttttgaaaaaaaatg
The Polyodon spathula isolate WHYD16114869_AA chromosome 50, ASM1765450v1, whole genome shotgun sequence DNA segment above includes these coding regions:
- the LOC121306791 gene encoding CD276 antigen homolog — encoded protein: MSGAESLQTPVCETQPCPSVRFTEIRTRSKMQTERAKRMDSAGEEASLNSPELPWNQLYLKRRTESRIQLRRRVCFTGPAAAAVTGVLAILILAAGRQLAHQFPQYVSRTSLFDSELQRGNASLLLRRVREEDAGQYRCSVNARRLYGTGLTEVVVVPAEPTTAPAHVTVPGSVKCTEGQDCILSCTFNHTAGGWDEKTGVTWRQVGTHKIVHSYHDNRDELAHQLPQYVSRTSLFDSELQRGNASLLLRRVREEDAGEYECSVSTPRLHGSGLTEVVVVPAQRHHWWVLGAVPLLLCVVAGLCVGLWCCKQHSVCC
- the LOC121306757 gene encoding CD276 antigen homolog, with the translated sequence MQKIQRERAKRMDSAGEEASLNSPELPWNQLYLKRRTESRIQLRRRVCFTGPAAAAVTGVFAILILAAGRVSGSEFVTVPSSVKCTEGQDCILSCTFNHTGGGWDEKTGVTWRRAETHDIVHSYYDNRDQLAHQLPQYVSRTSLLDSELQRGNASLLLRRVREEDSGKYKCSVYAPRLHGTGLTEVVVVPAEPTTAPAHVTVLSSVKCTEGQDCILSCTFNHTAGGWDEKTDVTWRRVETHRIVHSYHDNRDELAHQLPQYVSRTSLFDSELQRGNASLLLRRVREGDTGEYECFVSTPRLNGSGLTEVVVVPAQRHHWWVLGAVLPLLCVVAGLCVGLCCCKQHAVCCWKSNRA